In Rhizobium sp. BG4, the genomic stretch GCAATCACATCGCTCGGGTAGTGGGCGCTGACCATCACGCGGGTCATCCCGAGCCAGAGGGCGCAGGCAAGAAAGACGACGCGGTAGCGCGGGAAGAGAAGCGACAGCGCCGCGAAGAAAGCGCCGATGGTCGTCGCATGTCCCGACGGGAAGCTTTCGAAGGCGGCGTGACCCGAAAAGGGCGAGAATGAGAAGATCCCGTAGTCATCGAAATGCTGCGGCCTGGCGCGGCCGATGGCGCGCTTCAAGATATTGGCAAGGATGCCCGACAGGGCGATCGAGATCAGCAGATAGGCACCGATCCAGCACATCTGCAGCGCCTGGATGCGAGTACGCAGTGATCTGACGATACGAAGCGCCGCTAGGCCTTCGAAGAACAGGAAGGCGCTGACGATGATGATCCATCCGGACGTGCCGAAATCGGTGAGGATGCGGCCGAGGCGTCGGATGACCGGTGGCACCTGTCCGGCGCCGACAGGACCGTCGAGAAGCAGCATCGACAACAGAACTGCGTTACAGGTGATGAAAAGGCAGGTCTGCCACCGCAATTGCGGCATGCGACAGGTGCTCCGGCGCCAGCGCCTGTCGAGCGAGGAAAGTATCGCCTGCATCAAATCCGATCCGTTCGAAAATCAATCTCAAGAACGGACCGACGCTAGCATCCGGCGGCGACAGTTTTTTTACGAAGCCCTCAAAGGAGGCGGCTCAGCCGCGGTATCGGCCAGCCCTCGCGCCCGACCGAGAAGACGAAGCCGAAACGGGCGAAGGCGATGGAGAGCGCAAAGGCGAGCCAGGCTCCGAGCGCCAGTCCAGCGGCGACATCGCTCGGGTAGTGGACGCCGATGATGACCCGGGTGGCGCCGAGCCAGAGACCAATGCCGATGAAGACAAGCCGGAAGCGCGGGAAGAGCAAGGCCAGTGACATGAAGAGCGCGCCGATATTGGCGGAATGTCCCGAAGGAAAGCTCTGGTGCAGGAAATCCCAGCTGAACGGCGTGAAGCTGAATATGCCCTCCTGCTCGTAGAGCAGCGGCCGGGCGCGGCCGATCAGGAACTTCAGCGGATTGGCGATGGCACTGGCAAGGATGACGGAGAAGCCGACATAGGCGGCCATCTGGCCTAAATAGGTCATCCGGAATCTGCGCCTCACTTTCCAGAGGCGGCGGCGGACGACATAGCCGGTGAGCAGAATGGTGGCGAGGCCGGCAAGGATCCAGGCGAGCCTGCCGATGTCGGTCACGTCACCGGCAATCGAGACCAGCGGTGGTGAAAGGCTTTTGACCGCCTGCCCCAGCGGCCGGTCGAAGACGAAGAAGGCAATTGCGACGGCGTTGATGGCGAAGAGCGCGAAAGCTTTCCAGGGAACCCGACGATGGATCGTGCGACGCGCCTCATAGCGCTTCTTCAGATAGGCTTTGCAGCCTGGCTTCGCTCCGGCGGTGTCGCTCATTCTGTCCCTTCGTGGTTGGCACGGGGGACATAGGGAGACGAGGCGTCGGCTTCAATGAAAAAGCCCTCCGCGCCGATGCGCGAAGGGCCTGAAAAGCGTTTCACGTGAAATATCAGGCAGAGAGCGCCTTGAATTCCGCGAGGATGGCATCGCCCATTTCGACAGTGCCGACCTGCTTGCAGCCTTCGCCCATGATGTCGCCGGTGCGGATGCCCTTGTCGAGGACGTTGGCAATCGCCTTCTCGAGGTTGTCGGCTTCGGTGACCATGTTGAAGGAGTAGCGCAGGCACATGGCGAAGGAGGCGATCATGGCGATCGGGTTGGCAATGCCCTTGCCGGCGATGTCAGGAGCCGAACCGTGAACGGGCTCGTAGAGCGCCTTGCGCTTGCCGGTCTTGCCATCGGGGGCGCCGAGCGAAGCAGACGGCAGCATGCCGAGCGAACCGGTCAGCATGGCGGCGACGTCGGAGAGCATGTCGCCGAACAGGTTGTCGGTGACGATGACGTCGAACTGCTTCGGTGCACGGACGAGCTGCATGCCGCCGGCGTCGGCCAGCATGTGCTCGAGCTGGACGTCGGCGTATTTTTCCTTGTGCGTCGCCGTCACCACCTGGTTCCAGAGCACGCCCGACTTCATGACGTTGCGCTTTTCCATGGAGCAGACGCGGTTCTGGCGAGTGCGGGCCATTTCGAAGGCAACGCCGGCGATGCGCTCGATCTCGTAGGTGTCGTAGACCTGCGTGTCGATGCCGCGCTTCTGACCGTTGCCGAGATCGATGATCTCCTTCGGCTCGCCGAAATAGACGCCGCCGGTCAGTTCGCGGATGATGAGGATGTCGAGGCCCTCAACCAGTTCCGGCTTCAGCGAGGAAGCGGAAGCGAGTGCAGGGTAGCAGATTGCCGGGCGCAGGTTTGCGAAGAGCTGCAGATCCTTGCGCAGGCGCAGGAGGCCGGCTTCCGGGCGCACTTCATAGGGAACGCTATCCCACTTCGGGCCGCCGACGGCGCCGAACAGCACCGCATCGGCGGCAAGCGCCTTCTCCATGTCGGCTTCGGAAATCGCCTGGCCGTGGGCATCATAGGCCGAGCCGCCGACGAGACCTTCGTCGGTGACGAAACCGGCCTTCATTGCATCGTTCATGTAAGCGATGATCTTGCGGACCTCGCCCATGGCCTCGGGGCCGATGCCGTCGCCCGGCAGCAGGAAAAGATTGCGCGCTGTCATGAAACCCTCCGCGGAAAAACAAGCTGCGGCTTCTTAGACCCCGGAAAACGGCATTTCAAGCAAGAGAGAGGCCGAATCGGTACGGTTTGCCGCGCTATCGATCTGTTCTGGAGTGTTGACCCCTGCCCGTCTCCGCGCCAAGAAGATGGTCACGTTTCAAGAAATGGAATTCAGAATGTCCCCGTCTCCATTGCATCTCAACACCCCTCTCCTGCGCAGCGCTGCCGATTATAGCGCCAGCGGCAAGCCGCTCTTACTGAAGCTCGATGCGCTGCAGCCTTCAGGCAGCTTCAAGATGCGCGGTGTCAGCCGGCTGTGCCAGCATGAGGTGGAGAATGGCGCGAAGGAAATCTTCTGCGCTTCCGGCGGCAATGCCGGGATTGCGGCGGCTTTTGCGGGCCGGGCGCTCGACGTTCCCGTCACGATCGTCGTGCCGGAGACAACGTCTGCTGAAGTTCGCCAGTCGATCGAGGCGACCGGCGCCTCCGTTCTGGTACATGGCTCGGTCTTCGATGAGGCCAATGCCTATGCGATCAAGCTCTCGGAAGCGCGCAAGGCCGCCTATGTGCATCCCTTCGATCATCCGCTGCTCTGGGAAGGGCATGGAACACTGATCGATGAGGTCGTTGCGAGCGGCACCCGTTTCGACTGCGTGATCGCCAGCGTCGGCGGCGGCGGTCTGCTGGCTGGTATCGTCGCGGGCCTGAAGCGCAATGGCCTTGGCGATGTGCCGGTGATTGCCGTCGAAACCGAAGGTGCGGCCTCATTCCATGAGGCGCTGAAGGCGAAGGAGCGCATCACCCTGCCCGGCATCACCTCGATCGCCAATTCGCTTGGCGCCCGGCAGGTTGCGCAGCATGTCTTCGATCTGCCCAATCACCATCCGATCGAAAGCGTCACCGTGACCGACGCGGAAGCGGTGGCCGCCTGCCTGAAATTTGCCGATGCGCACCGCATTCTCGTCGAGCCCGCCTGCGGCGCGGCGCTCGCCGTTGCCGACGTGCATGCAGGACTGCTGTCACGCTTCGAAAACCCGCTCATTGTAGTCTGCGGCGGCATCGGGGTGTCGCTCGGCAAGCTCAAGGCGTGGCAGGAACGCTTTTTCTGAGGGGGTAAATAAAAAGCCGGGCATTGCCCGGCTTTTTCGTCAGATGTTCTCGCTAGCTCAGGCAGCCCAGGGGCGCGAAGCGGAATTCTTCTTTTCGAAGCTGTCGATCGCCGTGCCTTTTTCCATCGTCAGACCGATGTCGTCCAGGCCGTTCAGCAAGCAGTGGCGCTTGAAGGCGTCGAGGTCGAACTTGATCGAGCCGCCGTCCGGGCCGGTGATCTCGAGGTTTTCGAGGTCGACGGTGAGGATGGCGTTGGAGCCGCGCGAAGCGTCGTCCATCAGCTTGTCGAGATCTTCCTGGCTGACCTTGATCGGCAGGATGCCGTTCTTGAAGCAGTTATTGTAGAAGATGTCGGCGAAGCTGGTGGAGATCACGCAGCGGATGCCGAAATCGAGCAGCGCCCACGGGGCATGCTCACGCGAAGAGCCGCAGCCGAAATTGTCGCCGGCGACGAGGATCTTGGCGTCGCGATAGGCCGGCTTGTTCAGCACGAAATCGGCGTTCTCGGAACCGTCTTCATTGTAGCGGGCTTCGGCGAAGAGACCTTTGCCAAGGCCGGTGCGCTTGATGGTCTTCAGATAGTCCTTCGGAATGATCATGTCCGTGTCGATGTTGACGACGGGCAGGGGCGCGGCAACGCCGGTGAGCTTCACGAATTTATCCATGACCTAGGCTCCAAATTCAGCGGATGTACTTTCGTTGATCAGCATCTAGTCCAGTTTCCCGCCGAAATGAAGGAGAATCTTTCCAGAATGGCGGCTGCGCGGCGTTTCGCGCAGCCTGACCACTTTGCATAGGCGGCTATTTGGATGCTTCGTTGAGGCCCCAGACGACGCCAAAGGGGTCGCGCAGCTGGCCGTAGCGATCGCCCCAGAACATCAGCTCGATCGGCATGACGACTTCGGCGCCGGCAGCCACTGCGCGGTTCCACCAGGCATCGATGTCGTCGATGACGAGCTGAATCGCAAAGCCTTCGTGACCCTTGAAGGGATGGCCGTATTCCGGATAGGCATCCGACAGCATCAGCGAGCTGCCGTTGATATAGAGATGCACATGCATCGTCCGGCCCTTCTCGTCGGCCGGCACGACATAGGCCTCTTCGGCGCCGAATGCCTTCTTGTAGAATTCTGCGGCCTTGAGCGCACCGTCGACTGTCAGATAGGGCAGCAGGCCATTCTTGACCGGCGGCATCTTGGCGGGTGCGGTTTCCATCGTGCTCATGTTCTTCCTCCGTCTACTGATTTTGAAGGTCCGGCATCGAAGCCGTCCGCCTCAAGGACGTGAGGGTAGAGCGGGAGCCGACAGCTCCATAAAGAATTTTTCGTGAAGACTTGGAGGCCGGTTAGATCAGAGATCGATGATCGTGCCGCGGCCGTCGTTCCAGATGCGCATTTCGCGCTGCTGCGCCTGAGCCTTGGCGCGCACCGGAGCCGGTTTCATCTTCAGCGACAGGGCGCGGCCAACCATCAGCACGGTCAAGATGCCGCCGACGGCGAGCGTGACCGAGAAGGTAAACAGCGCAAGAGCCACGAACACGGTGACGCCTGCCAGCATGAGGAAGATGGAACGGATATTCTGCATAATTCTAGACCTCTCTTCGAAAGGAATGTGGTCCTTGATTTCCTTCTGTGCAAGGCAAGCGTGGCTTTTTGTTGTCTTGTCAGCCTTCACAAAGCTTGGCACACATTCGTGATGAGCCGAAATTCCCCCGCCCGTTCCCTTAGCCTGCGCCGCTCGGTGCTCAGCGTTCCCGCCATCAATGCCCGCGCATTGGAAAAGACCCATGTGCTCGATTGCGATGCCGTCATCTTCGATCTGGAGGATTCCGTCGCGCCGGAGAAGAAGGATGAGGCGCGGGCAAACCTGAAGGCGTTCTTCGCCGGTCCGGCGCTTGCGGGCAAGGAGAGGATCATCCGTATCAATGCCCTCTCCTCCGGCTTCGGCCTTGCCGATATGGAGCTGGTGCGGGCTCTCGAGCCGGATGCCGTGCTGCTGCCGAAAGTGGACGAGCCGCAGGATGTGATGGCGATCAGCGACATGCTTGGCGATGCCGATGCCGCGGAAACGCTGCGGATCTGGGCGATGATCGAGACGCCGCGCGGCATCCTGAATTCGGCGGCGATCGCCGAGTTCGGGCGGACAGCCGGGTCGAGGCTCGATTGCTTCGTCGTGGGCTTGAACGACCTGCGCAAGGAAACCGGCGTTCTGCCGCAGCCGGGGCGCACCTATCTGGTGCCGTGGCTGATGCAGGTGATCCTGGCCGTCAGGGCCTATGGGCTCGATGCGATCGACAGCGTCTTCAACGATTTCAAGGATGCGGATGCCTTCGAGGCGGAATGCGCCCATGCCCGCGCGATGGGTTTCGATGGCAAGATGCTGATCCATCCGGCGCAGATCGAAAGTGCCAACCGGCATTTCGGACCTGACGACGCTGCCATCCGCGAGGCCGAAGAGATTATCGCTGCCTTTGCCGATCCTGCGACTGATGGCCTCAACGTCATCAATTCAAACGGCCGGATGATCGAGCGCCTGCATCTTGTCCAGGCGGAAAGTCTGGTTCATAAATCCCGCCTCATTGCTGAACGGAAATCATGACATGAAGCTCTACCGCCTTCTGACCGGCCAGGACGATGCCGCATTCTGCCACCGCGTAACCGATGCCCTCAACAAGGGCTGGTCGCTGCAGGGCTCTCCCTCGGTGACCTTCAATGCCGAGACCAAGCAGGTCATTGCCGCCCAGGCGATCGTCAAGGACGTCGAAGGCAAGGACTACCACCCGGATATGAAGCTCTCCGAGCAGTAAGATTTACCGGTCGGCCGCCTCTTCGGCGCTCGCCTCGATACGCTCCATGTCGTCATCGCTGAGGCCAAAATGGTGGCCAATTTCGTGGATGAGGACATGGGTGATGATATCGCCGAGCGTTTCGTCGTTCTCGGCCCAGTAATCTAGGATCGGGCGGCGATAGAGGCGGATACGGTTCGGCAGCTCGCCGGTTTCCATCGTGAACCGTTCCGAAATGCCTCTGCCCTCGAAAAGGCCGAGCAGGTCGAAGGGCGTTTCCAGCGCCATGTCCTCGAAAACGTCGTCGTCCGGGAAATCTTCGATCTCGATCGTCAGATTGGCGGTAAGCGAACGGAATTCGTCTGGCAGGTGGCTGTAAGCCTCCATCGCCAGGGATTCAAATGTGCTGAGCGTCGGAGCATGGCGATCGCGCCAATCCTCGCTCTGGTCTATGCGGGCCATCAAAAACCCCTTTCTCTGCCGCCCATATAGAACCTTTGTGAAGGATTTTCGAGTGTGGAATCAATGGCAGGAATAAATTCACAACAAACGGCTGTTGACTCTTCCGGCAAGCTCTGGAATCCATAAGAACATAACAGGAACAATTCTGATCTGGAGTGAACGTCATGGCACAGACGGCCGTGACGCGCGAGCGGCTTTTTGCGCTCCGCGAAACCATTGCAAAGCTTGAAGGAAAACCGGCGCCGGCGCTTGCGGCAGCCGAACAGGAAGCGCTGGGTAAGGGAAATGCACCGCGAAAGAGGGATGAGACACCACGGTTCTGCTTTGGCATTCCGGAGCTGGACGAGGCGCTCGAAGGTGGATTGCCGCTCGATGCGCTGACGGAAATCCGCACGAAGATGTTTCTCGATGCTGGCAGCAGCAGCGGATTTGCGCTGGCGATCGCCGCAGCTTTGCAGCATCGGGCCGAGGAAAAAAATCCCGTCCTCTGGATCGCTGACAAGGTCGGCACGATCGAGGCAGGGGTGCCCTATGCCGTCGGGCTGAAGGATTTCGGATTGCGGCCGGAGCTTTTCCTGCATGCGAGCCCCAGAAAACTGGAGGATGCGCTCTGGCTTGCGGAAGCGGCGCTGGAAAGCGGCGCCTTCGTGACGACGATCCTGGAAATCCGCGGCAATCCGAAATCCTTCGGCCTTGCCGAGAGCCGGCGCTTTCACCTGCGGGCGAAATCGGCCGGTCGGTCCCTGCTGCTGCTGCGGCAATCCGGAGAGGAGGAGGCAAGCAGCGCACATTTCCGTTTTCTTGCCGAACCCGCGCCCGCGAAGGAGCGGCCCCTGCCGGATGGTTCGATGCTGGGCGGCAGTATCGGCAATCCGGTCTTTCATCTTACCCTGGAGAAGAGCCGCAATCCGGCCCCCCTCTCCCTCTTCCTGGAGTGGAACCCCCATGACCGCCAGTTTCTCCCTGTCGAACAACCAGCCGTCACTCGCTTTCCAGAACAGCGGGCAGCGCATTCTGGCGCTGTACTTTCCGCATCTTTCGACCGACAGGATCGCCCGCAAGCGGTGGGGTCTCTCGTGGCGTTCGAAAAGGCGTCCTGAGGCCGCTCCAATCGTCTGCTCTGGCCGCTCCGACAATACGATGCGGCTGACGGCGCTGGACGAGAAGGCGGAGAAACTCGGCCTCAAGAAGGGTCTCGGCGTCGCCGAAGCCCGCGCCATCCACCCGATCATCGATGTCGTGGAAGAAGATGCGGCAGCTGACAAACGCCTGCTCGAGGCCGTCGCCGACTGGTGTGACCGCTATACGCCGCTGGTCGCTCTCGATGGCAAGGACGGGCTCTTCCTCGACATAACAGGCTGCTCGCATCTCTTCGGCGGCGAGCGGGCGATGCTGAAGGATATCCTGTCTCGTCTTGCCGGCATGGGCTTCGACATCCGCGGCGCGATTTCCTCGTCACCGGGACTATCCTGGGCCGTCAGCCGTTTCGGCGAAGGCGGGGTGATTGCGGAGGACGAGGCGCAAGCGGTTCTCGAGCCCCTGCCGGTCATGGCGCTGCGGCTGGATGTATCTGTCATAGAGGCATTGCAAAAGCTCGGCCTGCGCTATGTCGGCGATCTCATGCAGGCGCCGCGCGCGCCGCTCACCCGCCGCTTTGGCGGCAGCGTTCTTTTGCGGCTCGATCAGGCATTGGGGCATGATGAAGAACCAGTCTCTCCGCGCCTGCCGGTCGCCAGCCTGTCGGCCGAGCGGCGGCTTGTTGATCCCATTGCCGCCGAAGAAGAGATTATCGCTCTTGCCAGCCAGGTCGCGCATTGCCTGAAACCTTCGTTCGAGACACAAGGCGTCGGAGGCCGGGTCTTCGAACTGGTCCTGTTCCGGGTGGATGGATGCGTTTTCCGAATTGCGGCCGGGGCGTCCCGGCCTTTGCGGGATCCGCAGCGTATTGCCGGTCTGTTTTCCGAACGCCTGACAGCAATTCATGACGATATCGATGCGGGATACGGTTTCGAAATCCTGCGGATCAATGTTCTCCGGCATGAGAACTTCCATAATGTTCAGGACGATTTCGAAGGGGACAGGCAATCACAGGTCTCGCTTGCCGTCTTCGTCGATAAGGTATCGGCCCGTCTCGGCGAGGAATGCCTGACCCGTTTTGAATTGCGCGAAAGCCATATCCCGGAGCGGGCAACCTTTGCCGTTCCGGCCATTCAAGTCCTGGACAGAGCGCCGGTGGAGGTAACGCCACCCGCGGCAAAGAGCGAGCGGCCGGCTCGCCTGCTTCCGGCGCCTGAATTGATGGAAGCGTTTGCCGCAGAGGTTCCGGATGGCGCGCCGGCACATTTTCGCTGGAGGCGCATTCGTCACCGCGTCCTGAAGAGCGAAGGGCCGGAGCGGATCGCCATGGAATGGTGGATCGATGGCGTCGGCGCCAAGGAGCGCGACTATTTCAGCGTCGAGGACGAGCAAGGATATCGTTTCTGGATCTATCGCGAAGGTCACTATGGGCCGGATACCCCGCAATGGTTCATGCATGGAATTTTCGCATGAGCCCGGCCTTCTTCGAGATCGGCGCGAAAACCAACTTCTCCTTTCTGGAGGGTGCCTCCAAGCCTGAGGAGATCGTCACCCAGGCTGCCCTTCTCGGTCTCTCCGGCATCGGGATCGCCGACAGAAATTCCGTGGCCGGCGTCGTGCGCGCCTATGCCCAGACAAAGGTCCTCCGCGGCAAGTATGAGCGAAAGCTGGCAGGCCGGCTGGAAAAGGGAGAAGAGGAAGAAGACATCCTGGATCCCGTGCCGTTTCAGCCGGGAGCGCGGCTCGTCTTCTGCGATCAGACGCCTGAAATCCTGGCCTACCCGAAAGACCGGAAAGGCTGGGGGCATCTCTGCCGTCTGCTGAGTGCCGGGAACCTGAAAGAGGGGGCGGTAAAGGGAACCTGTCTTCTGGAGGAGGCGGATCTCATGGAATGGGGCGATGACATGATGCTTGCTGTCGTGCCCGATCCCAAGCTCATCAAGGACAGCGATGGGCGTGGCGTCTTCTTGGATTGCCTCCGCCGCCTCAAGGACCGCTTCTGTTCCAATCTCTTTTTGGCATTGACCCCGGCCTATAACGGTCACGATGCGCTGACATTTGCGGCCTTTGCCAATATGGCGGCAGACATCGGTGTCCCGCTGATTGCGACCAATCAGCCGCTCTATCACGCAAGAACGCGCAGGCCGCTATCCGATGTGGTGACCTCCATTCGCGAGCATGTACCAATCCCCCGGGCTGGTTTTCTTCTCGCGCCGAATGCGGAACGCTATCTCAAGGAAGGCCGGGAAATGGTGCGGCTCTTCAGGAATTACCCGGAGGCGATCGAGAACACCGGCCATTTTTTTGCTCAGCTGAAATTCTCCCTGGACGAGATCAGTCACAACTATCCGGAGGAGAACGCGCCCGGCGAAACCGCCTATGAAACGCTCGACCGGCTAACGCGGGCCGGTGCGGTGAAGCGGTATCACCCCGGTGAAGTTCCGAAGAAGATCCAGGATCAGATCGATTATGAACTCGATCTGGTCAGGCAGAAAAACTATGCATCCTATTTCCTGACGGTTCATCGGATCGTCCAGCATGCGCGCTACGACAAGAAGATACTCTGCCAAGGGCGTGGCTCGGCAGCCAATTCCGTCATCTGCTATTGCCTTGAGATAACCGAAGTCGATCCTGCAAAAAGTACCTTGCTCTTCGACCGGTTCATTTCCATGGACCGCGATGAGCCGCCGGATATCGATGTCGACTTTGAGCATGACCGGCGCGAGGAAGTCATCCAGTTCATCTACGAGACCTACGGCATCAATCATGCCGGCCTCACGGCAGGGGTGACCACCTACCGGACGCGCTCGGCGGGGCGCGAAGTGGCCAAGGCCTTCGGTCTTTCCGAAGATATTCAGTCGGCGATCGGCAGTCTGGTCTGGGGATGGTCGGACGATAGCCTGTCCGAGCGCGAGGCACGGGCGGCGGGTCTCGACATGTTCGATCCGATGACGAGAAACGTGCTGCAATATGCGTCCGAGCTCCTCTCCTTTCCGCGGCACCTGACGCAACATGTCGGTGGCTTCGTCATCACCCGCGACCGGCTCGACGAAATCGTGCCGATCATGAAGACGGCGATGCCTGGCCGCTACATGATCGAGTGGGACAAGGATGATCTGGATAATGTCCGGATCCTGAAAGTCGATGTTCTCGCACTCGGTATGCTGACCTGTCTGCGCAAGGCTTTTGCGCTGCTCGAGGATCACTATGGGGTCCGCAAGACGCTGGCCGATCTCGGCAACAGGGAGCATGGCGAAGAGGGGCGGCCTGTCTATGCGATGATGTGCCGGGCCGATACGCTTGGCGTCTTCCAGATCGAAAGCCGGGCGCAGATGAGCATGCTGCCGCGTCTCAGGCCCGACCGGTTCTATGATCTTGTTATCGAGGTGGCGATCGTGCGCCCAGGCCCGATCCAGGGCAACATGGTGCATCCCTATCTGAAGCGGCGAGAACAGTTCAAAAGCGGCGCCAAGATCGACTACCCGAGCCCGGAACTGGAATCCGTGCTGGAGAGAACACTTGGCGTTCCGCTCTTCCAGGAACAGGCAATGCAGATCGCCATCACGGCGGCAGGCTTCAAACCGGCCGAGGCCGACAAGCTGCGGCGCGCCATGGCGACGTTCAAGCGAACGGGCACGATCGGAAATTTCGAAAGCCGTTTTATCGAGGGGATGGTCGCCAAGGAATATGACCGCGAGTTCGCCCAGCAGTGTTTCAATCAAATCAAGGGTTTCGGCGAGTACGGCTTTCCGGAAAGCCATGCGGCTTCCTTCGCGCTGCTGGTCTATGCCTCATCCTGGATGAAGGCCTATTATCCCGACGTCTTCTGTGCGGCGATGCTGAACTCGCAGCCCATGGGTTTCTATGCGCCGGCGCAGTTGGTGCGCGACGCGCGTGAGCACGGCGTCGAGATCCGCGAGGTCGATATTAACAGCTCGGATTGGGACTGCCTGCTGGAGAAGGCGGCCTTCGATAAGAGCAAGGTCGATTTCCGGCATGCCGGGATGCGCGATGTCATCCAATCAAAGCGCGCTGTTCGGCTCGGTTTCCGGCAGGTGAAGGGTCTCTCTGAAGACAGCATGCGGCGGCTCGTTGACATGCGTGGAAACGGTTATCGCTCGATCCACGACGTCTGGCTGCGCTCCGGCCTCAAGAAATCCGATATCGAAAGACTGGCCGATGCCGATGTCTTCGGGTCCATCGGGCTTACCCGGCGCGAGGCTCTATGGGCCGTGCGAGCTCTGGATGTGCAGAGCGCCGCCGAGAAGCTGCCGCTATTCGAATGTGCGGGTAAGGATGATCTGCAGATCGAGCCGGAGACACAGCTGCCGGAAATGCTGCCCGGTGAGCAGGTGATCGAGGATTATCGCTATCTTTCGCTGTCGCTAAAAGCGCACCCTGTCTCGTTCCTGCGTGAGGACTTCCGCAGGGCCGGCATAACCCGCAATGTCGATCTGCTTGAGGTCGCCAATGGCAGGCGGGTGACGATTGCCGGGCTTGTCCTGGTCCGGCAGCGGCCGGGTTCGGCCAAGGGTGTCATCTTCATGACCCTGGAGGACGAAACCGGTGTCGCCAATGCGATCGTCTGGCCGACGGTGTTCGAAAAATATCGGTCTACCGTCATGGGTGCCCGGCTGGTGAAAATCCGCGGCAAGTTGCAGAGCCAGAGCGGCGTGATCCATACGGTTGTCGAGCACATCGAGGACATGACCCCGGCGCTTGGTATTCTCCAGCAGGAGGCCCGGCGGTTCGGGGCAAGCGACCGGTCGGATGAGGCCATGCGGCCGACGGTTGATCACCGGCAGAAGAAGATCATGACAGCGCTGGAACGTGCAGGTCTGGAAAAACGCATGGCCGGAGAGAAGAGCGATAAGGAAGTGGCAGAAACCGTGAAAGTGATGCCGAGAGGGCGCAATTTCCATTGATCCCGCGAAAATGCAGCAAGATCAGATCGATAGATTTTCGCCGTGCAGGGTGCTCACCTTGATGTGAGCGTCCCGGGCATCTGGTGATGTTTTTTCATCTGGATTTTTTCTTGACACTCACCATCTTCTTTAGCAGAAAACACGATAGTGAATGTCATGTTTGGAATGATGACGTGCTGGTCTGCAGCTGCAACTACATAACCGACAAGGAAATCCGTGAGGTTATCAACAGCCTTCTCGACGAAGACTGTTGGCAGCTGATCGTTCCTGCGAAGGTCTACCATGCCATGGAGAAGCGCGGCCGTTGCTGTGGTTGCTTCCCCAACGTCGTCGACATCATCATCCAGACTACCGAAGACTATCATGCCCGTCGCCACTCGACGGAAGCCGAAATATTTGATTTCATGTCCCGCCTAAAAGAATTCCATGAGGAAAACAGGAGAGCGGACATTGAAAGGCGACAAAAAAGTCATCGAGCGGCTTAACGAGGCGCTGTTCCTCGAACTCGGTGCAGTCAACCAATACTGGGTCCACTACCGCCTTCTCGAAGATTGG encodes the following:
- a CDS encoding CoA ester lyase, which translates into the protein MSRNSPARSLSLRRSVLSVPAINARALEKTHVLDCDAVIFDLEDSVAPEKKDEARANLKAFFAGPALAGKERIIRINALSSGFGLADMELVRALEPDAVLLPKVDEPQDVMAISDMLGDADAAETLRIWAMIETPRGILNSAAIAEFGRTAGSRLDCFVVGLNDLRKETGVLPQPGRTYLVPWLMQVILAVRAYGLDAIDSVFNDFKDADAFEAECAHARAMGFDGKMLIHPAQIESANRHFGPDDAAIREAEEIIAAFADPATDGLNVINSNGRMIERLHLVQAESLVHKSRLIAERKS
- the lpxE gene encoding lipid A 1-phosphatase LpxE, which produces MQAILSSLDRRWRRSTCRMPQLRWQTCLFITCNAVLLSMLLLDGPVGAGQVPPVIRRLGRILTDFGTSGWIIIVSAFLFFEGLAALRIVRSLRTRIQALQMCWIGAYLLISIALSGILANILKRAIGRARPQHFDDYGIFSFSPFSGHAAFESFPSGHATTIGAFFAALSLLFPRYRVVFLACALWLGMTRVMVSAHYPSDVIAGLALGGWFSLMIAIVFSRYGILFRVADGWPVPKRMLRA
- the leuD gene encoding 3-isopropylmalate dehydratase small subunit, coding for MDKFVKLTGVAAPLPVVNIDTDMIIPKDYLKTIKRTGLGKGLFAEARYNEDGSENADFVLNKPAYRDAKILVAGDNFGCGSSREHAPWALLDFGIRCVISTSFADIFYNNCFKNGILPIKVSQEDLDKLMDDASRGSNAILTVDLENLEITGPDGGSIKFDLDAFKRHCLLNGLDDIGLTMEKGTAIDSFEKKNSASRPWAA
- a CDS encoding glyoxalase/bleomycin resistance/extradiol dioxygenase family protein, yielding MSTMETAPAKMPPVKNGLLPYLTVDGALKAAEFYKKAFGAEEAYVVPADEKGRTMHVHLYINGSSLMLSDAYPEYGHPFKGHEGFAIQLVIDDIDAWWNRAVAAGAEVVMPIELMFWGDRYGQLRDPFGVVWGLNEASK
- a CDS encoding DUF1737 domain-containing protein, translated to MKLYRLLTGQDDAAFCHRVTDALNKGWSLQGSPSVTFNAETKQVIAAQAIVKDVEGKDYHPDMKLSEQ
- a CDS encoding pyridoxal-phosphate dependent enzyme, translating into MSPSPLHLNTPLLRSAADYSASGKPLLLKLDALQPSGSFKMRGVSRLCQHEVENGAKEIFCASGGNAGIAAAFAGRALDVPVTIVVPETTSAEVRQSIEATGASVLVHGSVFDEANAYAIKLSEARKAAYVHPFDHPLLWEGHGTLIDEVVASGTRFDCVIASVGGGGLLAGIVAGLKRNGLGDVPVIAVETEGAASFHEALKAKERITLPGITSIANSLGARQVAQHVFDLPNHHPIESVTVTDAEAVAACLKFADAHRILVEPACGAALAVADVHAGLLSRFENPLIVVCGGIGVSLGKLKAWQERFF
- a CDS encoding phosphatase PAP2 family protein, encoding MSDTAGAKPGCKAYLKKRYEARRTIHRRVPWKAFALFAINAVAIAFFVFDRPLGQAVKSLSPPLVSIAGDVTDIGRLAWILAGLATILLTGYVVRRRLWKVRRRFRMTYLGQMAAYVGFSVILASAIANPLKFLIGRARPLLYEQEGIFSFTPFSWDFLHQSFPSGHSANIGALFMSLALLFPRFRLVFIGIGLWLGATRVIIGVHYPSDVAAGLALGAWLAFALSIAFARFGFVFSVGREGWPIPRLSRLL
- the leuB gene encoding 3-isopropylmalate dehydrogenase, with the translated sequence MTARNLFLLPGDGIGPEAMGEVRKIIAYMNDAMKAGFVTDEGLVGGSAYDAHGQAISEADMEKALAADAVLFGAVGGPKWDSVPYEVRPEAGLLRLRKDLQLFANLRPAICYPALASASSLKPELVEGLDILIIRELTGGVYFGEPKEIIDLGNGQKRGIDTQVYDTYEIERIAGVAFEMARTRQNRVCSMEKRNVMKSGVLWNQVVTATHKEKYADVQLEHMLADAGGMQLVRAPKQFDVIVTDNLFGDMLSDVAAMLTGSLGMLPSASLGAPDGKTGKRKALYEPVHGSAPDIAGKGIANPIAMIASFAMCLRYSFNMVTEADNLEKAIANVLDKGIRTGDIMGEGCKQVGTVEMGDAILAEFKALSA